From a region of the Hymenobacter jejuensis genome:
- a CDS encoding peroxiredoxin family protein has product MPVAFSFRKVLAGAGLALAAAACTSNSSSSEKAASGESAATNTNYLKAGTWRGVLSTQGQEIPFLFEVESGNNNQPVAVYLRNGAEKLKLDEIKAAGDSTTIRLGAFDAALVVRADGSDKLKGTWVKYDTKDPYRVPFTATQGEQKLFPVSNAKPQSFDGTWAVTFKEDDGKTYPAVGIFKQNGTDVTGTFLTTTGDYRYLAGQVDGNTLKVSTFDGSHGFLFTANRNSDINTIIKGDFYSGKSGHETWTGRLDANAKLPDVNTLTGMKPGQKKLDFKFPNIYEGGVISPSDPKYKGKVVVVQILGSWCPNCMDETNFLAPWYEKNKSRGVEIIGLGYERSSDQKKASERLVKMRERMHVGYDIAVAGVSNKDSASKSLPQLAQVLAFPTTIFLDKKGEVRKIHTGFSGPGTGKYYDAEIAEFNRTIDELLKE; this is encoded by the coding sequence ATGCCTGTTGCCTTCTCTTTTCGCAAGGTGCTCGCTGGGGCCGGTCTTGCGCTGGCCGCGGCGGCCTGCACCTCCAACTCCTCTTCCTCCGAAAAAGCCGCCAGCGGCGAGTCGGCCGCTACCAACACCAATTACCTGAAAGCGGGTACCTGGCGCGGCGTGCTCTCAACGCAGGGCCAGGAAATCCCGTTTCTGTTTGAAGTAGAATCCGGTAATAACAACCAACCCGTGGCCGTGTACCTGCGCAACGGCGCGGAAAAATTAAAGCTCGACGAAATCAAAGCCGCCGGCGACTCTACCACCATTCGGTTGGGCGCCTTTGATGCTGCGCTGGTTGTACGTGCAGATGGCAGCGATAAGCTAAAAGGCACTTGGGTAAAATACGACACGAAAGACCCGTACCGGGTGCCCTTTACCGCTACACAAGGCGAGCAGAAACTGTTTCCGGTTTCCAATGCGAAGCCTCAGTCCTTCGACGGTACTTGGGCGGTCACCTTCAAAGAGGACGATGGCAAAACGTATCCGGCAGTGGGCATTTTCAAGCAAAACGGCACCGACGTAACGGGCACCTTCCTTACGACTACCGGCGACTACCGGTACTTGGCGGGCCAGGTCGACGGGAACACCTTGAAAGTAAGCACGTTTGATGGCAGCCACGGATTTCTCTTCACTGCCAACCGGAACAGCGACATCAATACCATCATCAAAGGCGACTTCTACAGCGGTAAAAGCGGCCACGAAACCTGGACCGGACGGCTCGACGCGAACGCCAAACTCCCCGACGTCAACACCCTTACTGGCATGAAACCCGGTCAGAAAAAGCTCGATTTCAAGTTTCCGAACATCTACGAAGGCGGCGTCATCTCCCCTTCCGACCCCAAGTACAAGGGCAAAGTGGTGGTGGTGCAGATTCTGGGCTCGTGGTGCCCCAACTGCATGGACGAGACCAATTTCCTGGCGCCGTGGTATGAAAAGAACAAGAGCCGCGGCGTCGAAATCATCGGCCTAGGCTACGAGCGCAGCTCCGACCAAAAGAAGGCGTCGGAACGCCTCGTGAAAATGCGCGAACGCATGCATGTGGGATATGACATCGCCGTTGCGGGCGTATCGAACAAAGACTCGGCCAGCAAGTCGTTGCCACAACTGGCTCAGGTTCTGGCTTTTCCGACAACCATTTTCTTAGATAAAAAAGGCGAAGTACGGAAGATCCATACGGGTTTCTCCGGCCCCGGCACGGGTAAATATTATGATGCCGAAATCGCTGAGTTCAATAGAACCATCGACGAGCTACTAAAAGAATAA
- the folK gene encoding 2-amino-4-hydroxy-6-hydroxymethyldihydropteridine diphosphokinase: MAEANFSTAYLLLGGNLGDRAATLRTAIQLLNASAGRVVAVSGVYETAAWGLEDQPAFLNQAVQLATTLRPEQLLAACLQIEQQAGRERRIRWGARTLDIDILLYDNEIADTPQLQVPHPRLPERRFALVPLAEIAAEVLHPVLGKTVAELLAECADELEVVQVEKKVDNGRLGSH, from the coding sequence ATGGCAGAAGCTAATTTTTCCACGGCTTACCTCCTGCTTGGTGGCAATCTCGGTGACCGAGCCGCCACTCTACGGACAGCTATTCAGCTGCTAAACGCGTCGGCCGGACGTGTGGTGGCGGTATCGGGAGTATACGAAACGGCGGCTTGGGGCCTAGAAGATCAGCCTGCTTTTCTCAACCAAGCCGTGCAGCTCGCAACGACCTTACGCCCCGAGCAGTTGCTGGCGGCATGTTTGCAAATAGAACAGCAAGCCGGCCGCGAGCGCCGCATCCGTTGGGGCGCCCGCACCCTCGATATTGATATCTTATTGTATGACAATGAGATAGCAGATACACCTCAGCTCCAAGTACCCCATCCGCGCCTGCCAGAACGCCGCTTTGCGTTGGTGCCGTTAGCCGAAATTGCGGCGGAAGTGCTGCATCCGGTACTGGGCAAAACCGTGGCGGAGTTGCTGGCGGAATGTGCAGATGAGTTGGAGGTAGTGCAGGTCGAGAAGAAAGTCGATAATGGTCGACTTGGCTCTCATTAA
- the fabD gene encoding ACP S-malonyltransferase — translation MKAVIFPGQGSQFMGMGRDLYEQQPIARRLMDQANDILGFRLTDILFEGTDEDLRQTNVTQPAIFLHSVAQAAVMNDLLPDMVAGHSLGEFSALVAAQVLKFEDALQLVAQRAQAMQTACEVEPGTMAAILGLDDDVVVRICTEISQGGDVVVAANFNCPGQLVISGSRRGVEIACEQLKAAGAKRALPLPVGGAFHSPLMQSAEAALAQAIETTKFSVGICPVYQNVDALPHRDPDEIRENLVRQLTAPVRWTQLVQRMAQDGATDFVECGPGKVLQGLVKKIVPAAALSSAAV, via the coding sequence ATGAAAGCAGTCATTTTCCCCGGTCAGGGCAGCCAGTTTATGGGCATGGGCCGCGACCTCTACGAGCAGCAGCCCATCGCCCGCCGGCTTATGGATCAGGCCAACGACATCCTCGGCTTCCGCCTGACCGACATCCTGTTTGAAGGCACCGACGAAGATTTGCGCCAAACCAACGTCACGCAGCCAGCCATTTTTCTGCACTCCGTAGCGCAAGCCGCCGTGATGAACGACCTGCTGCCCGACATGGTCGCGGGACATTCGTTGGGCGAATTTTCGGCGCTGGTAGCCGCGCAGGTGCTCAAGTTTGAAGATGCTTTGCAGCTCGTAGCTCAGCGCGCTCAAGCCATGCAAACTGCCTGCGAGGTAGAGCCCGGCACGATGGCCGCCATCCTCGGCCTCGACGATGATGTGGTCGTGCGCATCTGCACCGAAATCAGCCAGGGCGGCGATGTGGTAGTGGCTGCCAACTTCAACTGCCCCGGCCAACTTGTGATTTCGGGTTCGCGGCGGGGCGTGGAAATTGCCTGCGAGCAACTCAAAGCCGCCGGTGCCAAGCGCGCCTTGCCGCTGCCTGTAGGCGGCGCGTTTCACTCGCCCCTCATGCAATCGGCGGAAGCGGCTCTGGCTCAGGCTATTGAAACAACCAAGTTTTCGGTCGGAATTTGCCCCGTGTACCAAAACGTAGACGCACTCCCGCACCGCGACCCCGACGAAATCCGCGAGAACCTGGTGCGCCAGCTCACCGCGCCCGTCCGCTGGACGCAGCTCGTGCAGCGCATGGCTCAGGACGGCGCCACTGATTTCGTGGAATGCGGACCCGGCAAGGTGCTGCAAGGCTTGGTGAAGAAGATTGTTCCGGCCGCCGCGTTGAGTTCGGCAGCGGTGTAA
- a CDS encoding T9SS type B sorting domain-containing protein: MNLPLPNYIGRLLLVLLVNAVVLFGLTPAAQASHIRAGDIQAKSDTTANPNPRRVFFKMVLYQATNLVSNVDEKDVTIFFGDGTCTLQNGVPRFSKTQISPTVFRNIYYFEHTYNAPGQYTVSYIGENRNAQILNMTDPGNRTFYISTTITIDPALGVNRSPVLTAPAIDNASANQVFLHNPGAFDADGDSLSYELMPSQAANAVVVAVTDCTPRNAVVPGFVYPSAQSASPGGKQVSYSGTPPGVVGADAIFTVDSRTGQIVWNSPVRVGEFNVALVIKEWRRGVGRPRLVGTVIRDMQITVVPTNNRRPEITIPPDLCVVAGTPIPAQTITATDPDGQAIRLTAFGGIFPPATFVQNQTGPPQASGTFRWTPQCENVRSEPYQVLFRAEDQPAQSSQSLIDEKVMRITVVGPPPQNLQATLQPGSAIAVLNWDRYVCQNASQILIYRREGPSNWTPGPCETGIPADKGYTQIGAVSASTQAFRDDRNGQGLERGKTYCYRIYAVFPLPGGGASIASQETCVTLTGRSALLTNVTVDKTDATTGQITVKWTKPTSSAGFAQPYGYRLLRATGQSTAFTQVYTTGNLNDTVFVNGPINTLTTGYTYRLEFFSSSPTNTELKETAGPASSIFAQGTIGSDGRVALSWTHNVPWNNTLSPTVVFRKDAAGNFVQVATVTGTATGGSYTDPGPFVTGQPACYYVRTTGTYGTGLPTNLVNLSQQVCVQPVPCTPVLSLKATNCDSLSANLFNLPATTGNSQVYTNFLTWTLNTNLPPNCNREIAFYRIFFSPTQGGSYRQIDSVKVLSYAHRNLTTLAGCYQVQAVDASGQASARSNEVCNDNCLLFLLPNIFTPNGDGINDTFRPKVASPIRRTHFTVFNRWGVKIYESSADPLINWNGGGTANEGGRGPAVAEGMYYYQAEVEFADLKSTKKTFKGWVQINR, encoded by the coding sequence ATGAACCTTCCGCTACCTAATTACATCGGGCGGCTGTTACTGGTGCTTTTGGTGAATGCAGTGGTCTTGTTCGGGCTTACCCCAGCTGCTCAGGCCTCGCACATCCGGGCGGGTGACATTCAAGCTAAATCCGATACGACGGCCAATCCCAACCCGCGCCGTGTGTTTTTCAAAATGGTGCTGTATCAGGCGACTAATCTGGTATCCAATGTTGATGAAAAGGATGTCACTATCTTCTTTGGCGACGGGACGTGCACACTCCAAAATGGCGTGCCCCGATTCAGCAAAACCCAGATCTCGCCCACGGTTTTTCGCAACATTTATTACTTCGAGCATACTTACAACGCCCCGGGACAATATACTGTCAGCTACATAGGAGAAAACCGGAATGCGCAGATCCTCAACATGACGGATCCGGGCAACCGAACTTTCTATATTTCTACTACGATTACCATTGACCCGGCTTTGGGCGTCAACCGCTCACCAGTTCTGACGGCGCCCGCAATTGACAACGCCAGCGCCAACCAAGTCTTTTTGCACAATCCAGGCGCTTTTGATGCCGATGGTGACTCGCTTTCGTACGAGTTAATGCCTAGTCAAGCCGCTAACGCAGTAGTTGTGGCCGTTACCGATTGCACTCCCCGCAACGCGGTAGTACCAGGCTTTGTATACCCAAGCGCTCAGTCGGCTTCGCCAGGGGGCAAGCAGGTTTCTTATTCAGGCACGCCACCAGGTGTGGTGGGCGCCGATGCCATCTTTACCGTGGACTCGCGTACCGGGCAGATTGTCTGGAACTCCCCTGTTAGAGTAGGTGAATTCAACGTGGCCTTGGTCATCAAGGAATGGCGGCGGGGTGTCGGCCGACCGCGATTGGTAGGCACGGTCATCCGCGATATGCAGATCACGGTGGTGCCCACCAACAACCGTCGTCCCGAGATCACCATTCCGCCCGATTTGTGCGTAGTGGCCGGCACCCCCATTCCGGCGCAGACCATCACGGCCACCGACCCCGACGGGCAAGCCATACGCTTAACGGCTTTTGGGGGCATTTTCCCGCCGGCTACGTTTGTGCAGAACCAAACTGGTCCGCCGCAGGCTAGTGGTACGTTCCGCTGGACGCCGCAGTGCGAAAATGTGCGTTCGGAACCCTATCAGGTTCTTTTCCGAGCGGAAGACCAACCTGCGCAATCCAGTCAGTCGCTGATCGACGAGAAAGTAATGCGCATCACGGTCGTGGGACCGCCGCCGCAGAACTTGCAAGCCACCTTGCAGCCCGGCAGCGCCATCGCGGTATTGAATTGGGACCGCTACGTGTGTCAGAATGCCAGCCAGATCCTGATTTACCGTCGGGAAGGACCTTCTAACTGGACCCCCGGACCTTGCGAAACCGGCATCCCGGCTGACAAAGGCTATACGCAAATCGGGGCGGTGAGTGCCTCTACGCAAGCCTTTCGCGACGACCGCAACGGGCAGGGCCTGGAGCGGGGCAAAACGTATTGCTACCGCATCTATGCCGTGTTCCCGCTGCCGGGCGGTGGGGCAAGCATTGCCTCCCAGGAAACCTGTGTTACGCTGACGGGCCGCTCAGCGCTGCTCACCAACGTAACCGTAGACAAAACCGACGCCACCACCGGCCAGATCACCGTGAAGTGGACCAAGCCCACCAGTAGCGCTGGCTTTGCACAGCCATACGGCTACCGTTTGTTGCGGGCCACCGGCCAGAGCACGGCGTTTACGCAGGTGTATACCACTGGTAATCTGAACGATACAGTATTCGTCAACGGTCCTATCAATACGCTTACTACGGGCTATACATACCGACTAGAGTTCTTCAGTAGTTCGCCCACTAACACAGAGCTGAAAGAGACGGCCGGACCCGCTTCGAGCATATTTGCGCAGGGCACCATTGGGTCCGATGGCCGCGTGGCCTTAAGCTGGACCCACAATGTACCGTGGAACAACACGCTCAGCCCAACAGTGGTGTTTCGCAAGGATGCGGCCGGCAACTTTGTGCAAGTGGCTACGGTAACCGGCACTGCCACCGGCGGCAGCTACACCGATCCGGGGCCGTTCGTGACGGGGCAGCCGGCGTGTTACTACGTGCGCACTACCGGTACCTACGGGACTGGCTTGCCCACCAACCTCGTCAACCTGAGCCAGCAGGTGTGCGTGCAGCCCGTGCCGTGTACGCCGGTGCTCTCGCTGAAGGCTACCAACTGCGACAGCCTGAGCGCCAACCTGTTCAATTTGCCGGCCACCACAGGCAACTCGCAGGTTTACACCAACTTCCTTACCTGGACGCTGAACACCAACCTGCCGCCCAACTGCAACCGTGAGATTGCTTTCTACCGCATCTTCTTCAGTCCTACGCAGGGCGGGTCGTATCGGCAGATTGACTCGGTGAAGGTGCTCAGCTATGCTCACCGCAACCTTACCACACTGGCCGGTTGCTACCAGGTGCAGGCAGTCGATGCCAGCGGACAGGCCAGCGCCCGCAGCAACGAGGTGTGCAACGACAACTGTTTGTTGTTCTTGCTGCCCAACATCTTCACGCCCAACGGCGACGGCATCAACGACACGTTCCGCCCGAAAGTCGCCAGCCCCATCCGGCGGACGCATTTCACGGTATTCAACCGTTGGGGCGTCAAGATCTACGAAAGCTCGGCCGATCCGCTCATCAACTGGAACGGTGGCGGTACGGCCAACGAAGGCGGGCGCGGTCCGGCCGTGGCGGAAGGCATGTATTACTACCAGGCCGAAGTGGAGTTTGCCGACCTGAAGAGCACCAAGAAAACCTTCAAGGGTTGGGTGCAGATCAACCGCTAA
- a CDS encoding polyprenyl synthetase family protein — MKVSLDQIQAPIAADMEEFERKFRASMQSRVMLLDKIMGYIVKRKGKQIRPMFVFFTAKICGGDPLPEATFRGAALIELLHTATLVHDDVVDESNYRRGFFSINALWKNKIAVLVGDYLLSKGLLLSLEHDDYDLLKIVSNAVRELSEGELLQIEKARRLDITEDVYFEIIRQKTASLIASCCAVGASSAGADKATIERARLFGEKVGIAFQIKDDLFDYGTDEIGKPVGIDIKEKKMTLPLIYALQQADWLTKRRVIFNVQNNDGRKDRVQAVIDFVKKSGGLDYAIATMQRYRDEALTLLRNFPESPSRTSLEQLINYTIEREK; from the coding sequence ATGAAAGTATCCCTGGATCAAATACAGGCCCCTATTGCGGCCGACATGGAGGAATTTGAGCGCAAATTCCGCGCTTCCATGCAAAGCCGGGTGATGCTTCTCGACAAGATCATGGGCTACATCGTGAAGCGCAAAGGCAAGCAGATCCGGCCGATGTTCGTGTTTTTTACGGCCAAAATCTGCGGCGGCGACCCACTGCCCGAAGCTACTTTCCGGGGCGCGGCGCTCATCGAACTGCTGCACACGGCTACGCTGGTGCACGACGATGTGGTAGATGAGTCGAATTACCGCCGGGGCTTCTTTTCCATTAATGCCCTGTGGAAGAACAAGATAGCGGTTCTGGTCGGCGACTACCTGCTGTCGAAAGGCCTGCTATTGTCGCTGGAGCACGACGACTACGATCTGCTCAAAATCGTGTCGAATGCGGTACGGGAGTTGAGCGAAGGCGAGTTGCTGCAAATCGAAAAGGCGCGCCGCCTCGACATCACAGAAGACGTGTACTTCGAAATCATCCGCCAGAAAACCGCTTCGCTGATTGCGTCGTGCTGCGCGGTAGGAGCGTCTTCGGCCGGCGCCGACAAAGCCACCATTGAGCGGGCCCGCCTGTTTGGGGAGAAAGTCGGCATTGCCTTCCAGATCAAGGACGACTTGTTTGATTACGGCACCGACGAAATCGGCAAGCCCGTCGGCATCGACATCAAAGAGAAAAAGATGACGTTGCCGCTCATATATGCCTTGCAGCAAGCCGATTGGCTCACGAAGCGCCGCGTTATTTTCAACGTGCAAAACAACGACGGCCGCAAAGACCGCGTGCAAGCCGTAATTGATTTCGTGAAGAAATCCGGTGGCCTAGACTACGCCATTGCTACCATGCAACGCTACCGCGACGAGGCCCTGACGTTGCTGCGCAATTTTCCAGAGTCACCCTCTCGCACCTCGCTAGAGCAGTTGATCAACTACACCATCGAGCGGGAGAAGTAG
- a CDS encoding succinate dehydrogenase cytochrome b subunit yields the protein MSWISKTFSSSIGRKIIMSLTGLFLCSFLLVHLLINLQMLRHDGGATFNFWAEFMGTNPVIRFMEIILMLGLALHSYQGLALALKNKKARGAQGYVVNHPEQNSQWSSRNMALLGTLLLIFLIVHLMNFWVRSRFDAMGGLAEVKVPNLDHPVGDLYSVAAASFKIPWYVALYAAAQLALGYHLWHGFRSGFQTLGLNHRKYSPAIRSVGYTFAVVVSLLFAVIPVVMFFSSEYQPRPATGNTVEQSLSAITHVR from the coding sequence ATGAGTTGGATTAGTAAAACGTTTTCCAGCAGCATCGGCCGCAAGATCATCATGTCACTAACGGGCTTATTTCTCTGCTCGTTTCTGCTCGTGCACCTGCTCATCAACCTGCAAATGCTTCGCCACGACGGGGGTGCAACGTTTAATTTTTGGGCTGAATTTATGGGCACCAACCCCGTGATTCGCTTTATGGAGATCATCCTAATGCTGGGTTTGGCGCTCCACTCGTACCAAGGGTTGGCTTTGGCTCTTAAAAACAAGAAAGCCCGTGGTGCTCAGGGATATGTAGTTAATCATCCGGAGCAGAATTCGCAGTGGTCTTCGCGCAACATGGCGCTGCTAGGTACCCTGCTGCTCATCTTCCTGATCGTGCATCTGATGAACTTCTGGGTTCGCTCCCGCTTCGACGCAATGGGAGGCTTGGCCGAAGTGAAAGTTCCGAACCTCGACCACCCCGTAGGCGACCTGTATTCGGTAGCCGCGGCCTCATTCAAAATTCCTTGGTACGTAGCACTTTACGCTGCGGCCCAGCTGGCTTTGGGTTACCACTTGTGGCATGGCTTCCGCAGCGGTTTCCAAACTTTGGGGCTCAATCATCGCAAGTACTCGCCTGCTATCCGCAGCGTGGGTTACACTTTCGCAGTGGTTGTGTCTTTGCTTTTCGCTGTGATTCCGGTTGTCATGTTTTTTAGCTCGGAATATCAGCCACGGCCTGCTACCGGTAACACCGTGGAGCAGTCGCTCAGCGCCATCACCCACGTGCGCTAG
- a CDS encoding cytochrome P450, giving the protein MPATSPVVGRLPVVPRLRSLRNSMALAANPLPMLDSYLNELGDSLIMYLGGVQKSLLTRDPGLIQHVLQKNHRNFPKSWMSLGFARYMGHGLLTSEGNYWLQQRRLIQPGFHRQRVAALTDLMLSVIDDCLDPLKKQAAQQGGAVEAPVHEMMTTLTFRIIARSVFSSNLPEAELQRMAWLITAIQAFYVRSVRQPYLFPWLTVTGQYRRHDQYAAELRRLMLKYIRERQRSGETHDDLLQMLLDARYEDSGQPMTETQVLDEAAILLVAGHETSANALSWVWHLLAQHPEVVAKLRREMAEVLGDRRPAFADLPRLGYALQVVQETMRLYPPAWITDRISLEDDEYNGVFLPKGTLISIYLYGVHHSPKLWDEPEVFRPERFAPEQVRQHAPYAYAPFGGGPRLCIGNQFALTEMQLVLLETLRRFDVEPVVQPPVQLEPLITLRPRHDFRVRFRLRT; this is encoded by the coding sequence ATGCCCGCTACTTCACCTGTTGTTGGACGGTTGCCGGTGGTGCCGCGCCTGCGCTCCTTGCGCAACTCTATGGCCTTGGCAGCCAATCCGTTGCCAATGCTCGACTCGTACCTCAACGAGCTTGGCGATTCGTTGATCATGTATTTGGGCGGCGTGCAGAAATCGCTGCTGACCCGCGATCCGGGCCTGATTCAGCACGTTTTGCAGAAAAACCACCGCAACTTCCCGAAGTCGTGGATGTCGTTGGGCTTTGCCCGCTACATGGGGCACGGCCTGCTGACCAGCGAGGGCAACTATTGGCTGCAACAGCGCCGCCTGATTCAGCCCGGCTTTCACCGCCAGCGCGTTGCCGCGCTTACTGACCTGATGCTGAGCGTAATCGACGATTGCCTGGACCCGCTGAAAAAACAGGCCGCGCAGCAGGGTGGGGCTGTGGAAGCGCCGGTGCACGAGATGATGACGACCCTGACGTTTCGCATCATTGCGCGCTCGGTGTTTAGCAGCAATCTGCCCGAGGCCGAATTGCAGCGAATGGCGTGGCTCATCACGGCGATACAGGCGTTTTACGTGCGCAGCGTTCGGCAGCCGTATTTGTTTCCGTGGCTTACCGTAACCGGCCAGTATCGCCGTCACGACCAGTATGCCGCCGAACTGCGCCGCCTGATGCTGAAGTACATCCGGGAGCGTCAGCGCAGCGGCGAAACGCACGACGACTTGCTGCAAATGCTGCTCGATGCCCGCTACGAAGATTCCGGCCAGCCCATGACGGAAACGCAGGTGCTCGACGAAGCTGCCATTCTGCTCGTGGCAGGACACGAAACCTCGGCCAATGCCCTTTCGTGGGTGTGGCATTTGCTGGCCCAGCATCCGGAAGTAGTAGCGAAGCTGCGGCGCGAAATGGCGGAAGTATTAGGCGATCGACGGCCCGCATTTGCCGACTTGCCCCGGCTTGGTTACGCGCTGCAAGTGGTACAGGAAACCATGCGCCTGTACCCGCCCGCCTGGATTACGGATCGCATCAGCCTCGAAGACGACGAATACAACGGCGTATTCCTGCCCAAAGGCACACTGATATCCATCTATCTCTACGGCGTGCACCATTCGCCCAAGCTGTGGGACGAGCCGGAAGTCTTTCGCCCCGAGCGTTTTGCGCCCGAGCAAGTACGCCAACATGCGCCCTACGCCTACGCGCCGTTCGGCGGCGGGCCGCGCCTGTGCATCGGCAATCAGTTTGCGCTCACCGAGATGCAGCTGGTGCTTCTCGAAACCCTACGCCGTTTCGACGTGGAGCCAGTGGTGCAGCCGCCCGTACAACTGGAACCGCTCATTACGCTACGGCCCCGCCACGATTTTCGGGTGCGGTTTCGGCTCCGGACGTGA
- a CDS encoding alpha/beta hydrolase family protein: MSVDTSPVVVEFLLSSTRHTRPFAADARYVPTGQPKPVVVFVHGFKGFKDWGHFNVLADYFAHHGFVFVKLDLSHNGVVPGGTGDLEDMEAFGQNNFSLELDDLGILLDRLHEPNGTPVPAAEMDLSRLYLAGHSRGGGLVMLKAAEDARVRAVAAWAPINDIDQRWSEDIMRQWKENGVQYVDNSRTGQRMPMYYQLVEDYFANKQRLDIPRNVREKLRQPLFIIHGDQDETLPVEMAHALKSWKPEAELVIVPGAGHMFGGKHPWDENHLPAQAQEVADRTIAFFRGL, encoded by the coding sequence ATGTCCGTCGATACGTCACCTGTTGTTGTTGAGTTTCTGCTGAGCAGCACCCGCCACACCCGCCCCTTCGCCGCCGACGCTCGCTACGTGCCCACTGGCCAGCCCAAACCAGTGGTGGTGTTTGTGCACGGCTTTAAAGGCTTCAAAGACTGGGGCCATTTCAACGTGCTCGCCGACTATTTTGCCCACCACGGCTTTGTGTTCGTGAAGCTGGACCTGTCGCACAACGGCGTGGTGCCCGGCGGCACCGGCGACCTCGAGGACATGGAGGCTTTCGGTCAGAACAATTTCAGCCTGGAGCTTGACGACCTGGGCATCTTACTGGATCGCCTGCACGAGCCAAATGGTACGCCCGTTCCGGCAGCAGAAATGGATTTGTCGCGCTTGTATTTGGCGGGCCACAGCCGCGGCGGCGGGCTGGTGATGCTGAAAGCGGCCGAAGACGCACGCGTGCGGGCCGTAGCCGCTTGGGCACCCATCAACGACATCGACCAACGCTGGTCGGAGGACATCATGCGGCAGTGGAAGGAAAACGGTGTGCAGTACGTAGACAACTCGCGCACCGGCCAGCGCATGCCCATGTACTATCAATTGGTAGAAGATTATTTCGCCAACAAGCAGCGCCTCGACATTCCGCGCAACGTGCGCGAAAAGCTCCGCCAGCCCTTATTTATTATCCACGGCGATCAGGACGAAACGCTGCCAGTAGAAATGGCGCATGCCCTGAAAAGCTGGAAACCCGAAGCTGAGTTGGTGATCGTGCCGGGGGCCGGGCACATGTTCGGCGGCAAACACCCCTGGGACGAAAACCACCTCCCTGCGCAGGCGCAGGAAGTTGCCGACCGCACCATTGCCTTCTTTCGCGGGCTATAA